A window of the Nitrosococcus wardiae genome harbors these coding sequences:
- a CDS encoding Uma2 family endonuclease has translation MPRAALKKVGHWTYADYCTWSEEERWELIAGEAFDMSPAPSTTHQRVVFNLGLILGNFFRGRHCRVLAAPVDVLLPRADEADGKVETVVQPDLLVVCDSTKISERFIRGAPDLVAEVLSPATAKKDEGIKRDHYERAGVAEYWLVHPLDQTVLRYSLEAGHYGRPDVFGEGDTMASTRFPDLVVIWDEVFGAVEE, from the coding sequence ATGCCAAGGGCTGCATTGAAGAAAGTTGGGCACTGGACTTATGCAGATTATTGTACCTGGTCGGAGGAGGAGCGTTGGGAATTGATCGCTGGCGAAGCTTTCGATATGAGCCCGGCCCCCTCGACGACTCATCAGCGCGTGGTGTTCAATCTCGGCCTGATTTTGGGTAATTTTTTCCGCGGTCGCCACTGCCGCGTATTGGCTGCGCCGGTGGATGTGTTGCTGCCCCGAGCCGACGAAGCGGATGGTAAAGTGGAGACGGTGGTGCAGCCGGATTTACTGGTGGTCTGTGACTCGACAAAGATAAGTGAACGCTTCATTCGCGGTGCACCGGACTTGGTGGCGGAGGTGTTGTCTCCGGCCACTGCAAAGAAAGATGAGGGCATCAAGCGGGATCATTACGAGCGGGCGGGGGTTGCGGAATATTGGCTGGTCCATCCCCTCGACCAAACGGTTTTGCGCTATTCGTTGGAAGCAGGACATTACGGTCGCCCCGATGTTTTTGGCGAAGGGGATACGATGGCCTCAACCCGGTTTCCAGATCTGGTGGTGATTTGGGACGAAGTGTTCGGTGCAGTTGAGGAATAA
- a CDS encoding MraY family glycosyltransferase, producing MDSLPYFLGFGVTALLIWVSTPLAFRIGLVDRPGGRKNHRVETPLVGGAAMFCGFLFAVLSINDSLSHLRPFFAGSALLVIIGILDDFRELPVWVRFLSQVIAALLMTVGGGVVVENLGFLFDAQEVHLGAWAVPFTVFGVVGVINAFNMSDGMDGLSGMYALTTLLFLAWAAANGGMGGDQRILLVLVSVVAGFLAFNYRFPGRHRALAFMGDAGSMFLGYALVWFLVSLSQKPAAPISPVTALWLVALPLLDTASITLRRILKGRSPFAPDREHFHHIFLVAGWSVPLAVNMMVTMAFTLAGLGFLGHYTGVSQWLMFYAFLGVFLVYFWGVRRAWKVMRALSSSTYQPREQISSK from the coding sequence ATGGATTCTCTGCCTTATTTCCTTGGTTTTGGAGTCACTGCACTGCTCATCTGGGTATCAACTCCACTGGCTTTTCGCATCGGCTTAGTGGACAGGCCCGGAGGGCGCAAGAATCATCGGGTTGAGACTCCCCTGGTGGGGGGGGCGGCCATGTTCTGTGGGTTCTTGTTTGCCGTCCTTTCCATCAATGATTCCCTTTCCCATCTTAGGCCCTTCTTCGCCGGCAGTGCCTTATTGGTGATTATAGGCATTCTCGACGATTTTCGGGAATTGCCCGTCTGGGTTCGTTTCCTATCCCAGGTTATTGCCGCCCTATTGATGACCGTGGGGGGCGGTGTGGTGGTAGAGAACCTGGGTTTTCTCTTCGACGCCCAGGAAGTGCATTTAGGGGCCTGGGCAGTACCTTTCACCGTATTCGGTGTGGTGGGAGTCATTAACGCTTTCAACATGAGCGACGGCATGGACGGCCTATCGGGCATGTATGCTCTGACAACCTTGTTATTCCTCGCCTGGGCTGCTGCCAATGGTGGGATGGGGGGGGACCAGCGTATCTTGCTGGTGTTAGTGTCGGTGGTCGCAGGCTTTCTTGCCTTCAATTACCGCTTCCCCGGCCGTCATAGAGCCTTGGCGTTCATGGGCGATGCGGGGAGTATGTTCTTAGGTTACGCGCTCGTTTGGTTTTTGGTGTCCCTGTCCCAGAAACCCGCCGCGCCCATTTCCCCGGTAACCGCCCTCTGGCTGGTGGCGCTGCCCCTGCTGGATACGGCTAGCATTACCTTGCGGCGTATTCTGAAGGGACGTTCCCCTTTTGCTCCGGATCGGGAGCATTTCCATCACATTTTCCTGGTGGCGGGCTGGAGTGTGCCGCTAGCGGTAAATATGATGGTGACCATGGCTTTCACTTTGGCGGGGTTGGGTTTCCTTGGCCACTATACGGGGGTTTCCCAGTGGTTGATGTTCTACGCCTTCTTGGGAGTATTTCTCGTCTATTTCTGGGGTGTGCGCCGTGCCTGGAAGGTGATGCGCGCTCTGTCCTCCAGTACTTACCAACCCAGAGAGCAAATATCCTCTAAGTGA
- a CDS encoding glycosyltransferase family 4 protein, translated as MMSFSHNRRIIFCNRYFYPDHSATSQMLSDLAFALADGKLDVHVVTSRQRYDDPSAELLAREKVAGVEVHRVPTTRFGRGRLVGRAVDYFSFYGAAIFALWRLLRPGDVLVAKTDPPLISVPAAWVAKWRGGHLVNWLQDLFPEVAIALGVRGFHGVLGRGLVRVRNGSLRQAAANVAIGERMREKLQGLGVPGEDIQVIHNWADGERIRPVAPDRNPLRAEWGLQDRFIVGYSGNLGRAHEFETLLEAARRLNGREDIVFLFIGDGPRRTEVEAAVQAQGLANVQFRPYQPREWLAESLSLPDLHLISLRPELEGFIVPSKFYGVAAAGRPTLFVGDTEGEIAQLLEEGDCGYAIPTGDGAGLASHIEALAADRKRCDEMGVNSRRFFEQRFDHPIAMRQWCEILGVAQGIEAEESGEEVASSSPSR; from the coding sequence ATGATGTCCTTTTCGCACAACCGACGAATTATTTTCTGTAACCGCTACTTTTACCCCGACCATTCCGCGACTAGCCAGATGCTCTCTGATCTGGCTTTTGCGTTGGCAGATGGAAAGCTTGACGTGCATGTGGTGACGAGCCGACAGCGCTATGATGATCCGAGCGCCGAGCTGCTGGCGAGGGAGAAAGTGGCCGGGGTGGAGGTTCATCGGGTGCCCACTACCCGCTTCGGGCGGGGGCGCTTGGTGGGGAGAGCGGTCGATTATTTTTCTTTCTACGGAGCTGCGATATTTGCCTTGTGGCGGCTGCTGCGGCCGGGGGATGTGCTGGTGGCCAAAACCGATCCACCCCTCATCTCGGTGCCCGCCGCCTGGGTGGCCAAGTGGCGGGGAGGGCATCTGGTCAACTGGCTGCAGGACCTGTTTCCGGAGGTGGCGATTGCTTTGGGCGTGCGCGGCTTTCATGGTGTATTGGGCCGCGGCTTGGTGCGTGTGCGTAACGGCTCGTTGCGCCAGGCAGCGGCCAACGTGGCCATCGGTGAGCGGATGCGAGAAAAGCTGCAGGGGCTCGGTGTACCGGGGGAGGATATCCAGGTCATCCACAACTGGGCGGATGGGGAGCGGATTCGACCGGTCGCTCCGGATCGGAATCCCCTGCGAGCGGAATGGGGACTGCAGGATCGGTTCATTGTGGGATATTCAGGTAACTTGGGACGGGCCCACGAGTTTGAGACGCTGTTGGAAGCCGCTAGGCGACTCAACGGCCGGGAGGACATAGTGTTCCTTTTCATTGGTGATGGTCCACGCCGGACTGAAGTGGAGGCGGCGGTACAGGCGCAGGGCCTTGCCAATGTGCAGTTCCGTCCCTATCAGCCCCGGGAATGGTTGGCCGAAAGCTTAAGCCTACCTGACCTACATCTTATCTCCCTACGGCCTGAATTGGAGGGGTTTATTGTGCCCAGCAAATTCTATGGCGTAGCTGCGGCGGGGCGTCCTACGCTATTCGTGGGGGATACGGAGGGGGAGATCGCCCAGTTGCTGGAAGAGGGGGACTGCGGCTACGCAATCCCGACAGGGGATGGTGCAGGTCTTGCCTCGCACATTGAAGCCCTTGCGGCGGACCGGAAGCGTTGCGATGAGATGGGGGTTAATAGCCGGCGGTTTTTCGAGCAACGTTTCGACCACCCTATTGCAATGCGGCAGTGGTGTGAAATCTTGGGAGTTGCGCAAGGTATAGAAGCGGAAGAATCTGGCGAGGAAGTAGCCTCTTCTTCTCCCTCCCGCTAA
- a CDS encoding DUF2281 domain-containing protein encodes MSTVDKLIKEVQKLPEPLAKEVLDFIEFIEFKHGLRDQEIRELQLTQEPAMRHVWDNAEDEIWNDM; translated from the coding sequence ATGAGTACCGTCGATAAGCTCATAAAAGAAGTGCAGAAACTCCCAGAGCCGCTTGCAAAGGAAGTCCTGGATTTTATCGAATTTATCGAGTTCAAGCACGGACTGCGGGACCAAGAAATCCGTGAGCTTCAATTAACACAAGAACCCGCCATGCGGCATGTTTGGGACAATGCCGAAGACGAGATCTGGAATGACATGTAA